One part of the Tachysurus vachellii isolate PV-2020 chromosome 6, HZAU_Pvac_v1, whole genome shotgun sequence genome encodes these proteins:
- the mmrn2a gene encoding multimerin-2a isoform X2, whose product MLERRHVCLCLHWRSRVDMIVLKVFLFLQGLLLAARCEVWPRDQELKDGEDEQLNQHQSGWDHGNPYKHFGTGHDRAGTQKQGPVVSETIHYPLEHRHSNPKHGSPSEDVSVDAEGGSADINIHPTRTGNWCTFVHKRVVTKPVACGTEKYVIKSQSPCPNRTPDCHLIMYKLSTRLVYKEKQMIHTALLWRCCPGHAGDTCEDTVENGHVPESGDSQLGDTGNEWITHKKQNDHQKTKRSLIESLMSEEKQTDKQHRQDYPPSSHTGHEPHYEKAHYSVDNGHGGSPTEKHHPNSGLVPIHYLKDVMMSHLQPIFDSFNLTLARLSEEVQDLQRDMTQLQLDQMLQGESKTAGSGIGEELKQHEAKTETLQQVEELTMQLDLQRDEMEEKLHAQQAMLHYNLTNLKAGMDVQHKRNQKMLQTSLHSMNSSLSEVKDKQEQLEEEFQRVLRLVSQMPSPERQPQEDTAVWEAINRLDNKVVNNTVQLSILNEDHVRATRTIEQLQTGWKALEERVTKNDRKNEDRYIEAFLEVDAAKEAVGKSTDELSNNVTLLQSTVQELEEDLDHLFIQFSKNISIGSRDCDCSGLSKSVGHLKLAVANISVIANENRLALDSAAEERVNIWENGGWGQPVEEIKLGLHSVQNLLALEQEKRRTLQQTLRTLQTSVLSSQTDIEALQQQDSQKSGEIKHLFNSFSSLLQDAIRHSSVLEVLLGEEVLEFTEWSSQVQKAHSIPTLKMMISDLQEQINKHSQSLASMLNSEDPTAGEPSELADWIAEDLKRRQKEQKSEHFSGNPSGYKDFLALEKAVEQLKAQVIKLRDQQCLSCCDCTKDTTSKGVEEKLQAELSSVHKSLDDHLRLFSRIFSNTDGLSASEATVNLDHLLALMKKKEAKLQRKKQKKRAERQHSAQRSKRDTSLQTAVHNKLLENTLMFAVSSRDGVNTPGTVVFKSTSINHGQTYSPETGMFRAPTTGVYLFVLTLDFGPGPSLAQLKRGEKVAASVYQNMREPSEPVTRHCLIHLQQGEEIHLELMQGTLKQENTFTGLLLQQTT is encoded by the exons ATGCTGGAAAGACggcacgtgtgtttgtgtttacactgGAGAAGCCGTGTAGACATGATAGTGCTGAAAGTGTTTCTGTTCCTGCAGGGCCTGTTGCTGGCAGCACGGTGTGAAGTTTGGCCCAGAGACCAAGAGCTGAAAGATGGAGAGGACGAGCAATTAAACCAACACCAAAGTGGTTGGGATCATGGCAATCCATATAAACATTTTGGAACTGGTCATGACCGTGCTGGAACACAAAAACAAGGTCCGGTTGTCTCTGAAACTATCCATTACCCACTGGAGCATAGGCATTCTAACCCCAAACATGGGTCTCCATCTGAGGATGTATCTGTGGATGCAGAAGGTGGTTCAGCAGATATCAATATCCATCCAACGCGCACAGG AAACTGGTGTACATTTGTGCATAAACGTGTAGTCACCAAACCAGTGGCCTGTGGCACTGAGAAATACGTTATCAAGTCCCAGAGTCCCTGTCCTAACAGGACGCCAGACTGCCATCTGATCAT GTACAAGCTGTCTACTCGGCTAGTGTACAAAGAGAAGCAGATGATTCACACAGCGCTCTTGTGGAGATGTTGCCCTGGTCATGCTGGAGATACATGCGAGGATACTG TGGAAAATGGCCATGTCCCAGAGTCAGGAGATTCTCAGCTTGGCGATACAG GAAATGAATGGATTACCCACAAGAAGCAGAACGACCATCAAAAGACCAAACGCTCACTAATCGAGTCCCTGATGTCTGAGGAGAAACAAACGGATAAACAGCACAGACAAGACTACCCTCCAAGCTCACACACTGGTCATGAGCCTCACTATGAGAAAG CACACTACAGTGTGGATAATGGTCATGGAGGTTCTCCAACAGAGAAGCATCACCCAAATTCTGGACTTGTACCCATCCATTATTTAAAGGATGTCATGATGTCTCATCTACAGCCAATATTTGACAGCTTCAACCTGACACTAGCACGCCTGTCTGAAGAGGTGCAGGACTTACAGAGGGACATGACCCAGCTGCAACTTGACCAAATGTTACAGGGAGAGTCCAAAACAGCAGGAAGTGGAATAGGTGAGGAGTTAAAGCAACATGAGGCAAAGACAGAGACCTTGCAACAAGTGGAGGAACTGACTATGCAACTTGACCTTCAGCGTGATGAGATGGAAGAAAAGCTACATGCACAGCAGGCCATGCTGCACTACAACCTCACCAATCTGAAGGCTGGCATGGATGTCCAGCACAAACGCAACCAGAAGATGCTACAG ACGAGCCTTCATTCCATGAACTCCTCACTATCAGAGGTAAAAGACAAGCAAGAGCAGCTGGAGGAGGAGTTCCAGAGGGTTTTGAGACTTGTAAGTCAAATGCCAAGTCCTGAGAGACAACCTCAGGAGGACACAGCAGTCTGGGAGGCCATTAATCGTCTGGACAATAAGGTGGTCAATAATACTGTGCAGCTCAGTATCCTAAACGAAGACCACGTCCGAGCAACTCGGACGATAGAACAGTTGCAAACGGGCTGGAAGGCCTTAGAAGAACGTGTAACCAAGAATGATCGCAAGAATGAGGACAGATACATTGAGGCTTTCCTTGAAGTGGATGCAGCAAAGGAGGCAGTAGGAAAGAGTACTGATGAGCTGTCAAACAATGTCACCCTTCTCCAAAGTACAGTCCAGGAACTGGAGGAGGACCTGGACCATTTATTCATCCAATTCTCTAAAAACATAAGCATCGGTAGCAGAGACTGTGACTGCAGCGGCCTCAGCAAATCTGTGGGTCATTTGAAGCTGGCAGTAGCTAATATATCAGTAATTGCAAATGAAAACAGGCTAGCTCTAGACAGCGCAGCAGAAGAGAGGGTGAACATTTGGGAAAATGGTGGTTGGGGCCAACCAGTGGAAGAGATCAAATTGGGTTTACATAGTGTGCAGAACCTGCTGGCACTTGAGCAAGAGAAACGCAGGACACTGCAACAAACCTTAAGAACACTGCAGACCTCTGTTTTAAGCAGTCAGACAGATATTGAAGCTCTACAGCAACAAGACAGTCAGAAATCTGGTGAGATAAAACATCTTTTCAACTCTTTCAGCTCTCTGTTGCAAGATGCCATACGCCATTCCAGTGTGCTGGAGGTCCTGCTCGGTGAAGAGGTTTTGGAGTTTACTGAATGGTCCTCACAAGTCCAGAAGGCCCACTCCATCCCTACGCTGAAGATGATGATCAGTGACCTGCAGGAACAGATTAACAAACACAGCCAAAGCCTGGCCTCCATGCTTAACTCCGAAGACCCCACTGCAGGTGAACCATCAGAGCTGGCAGACTGGATCGCAGAGGATCTCAAAAGGAGACAAAAGGAACAGAAATCTGAGCACTTCTCAGGGAACCCTTCAGGATACAAAGATTTCTTAGCATTGGAGAAAGCAGTGGAACAGCTCAAAGCACAAGTCATCAAGCTCAGAGATCAGCAATGCCTGTCCTGCTGCGACTGTACCAAAGACACCACTTCCAAAGGTGTAGAGGAAAAACTACAAGCCGAGTTGTCCAGTGTGCACAAGAGCCTTGATGATCATCTCAGGCTTTTTAGTAGAATTTTTAGTAATACTGATGGTCTATCAGCATCTGAAGCAACAGTAAATTTGGATCACTTGCTTgcattaatgaagaaaaaagaagccaAACTTCaaagaaagaagcaaaagaAGAGAGCAGAAAGACAGCATAGTGCACAGCGTAGCAAGCGGGATACCTCGCTACAAACGGCAG TACACAATAAGCTTCTGGAGAACACACTCATGTTTGCAGTCAGCAGCAGAGACGGTGTTAACACACCTGGTACTGTCGTGTTTAAATCCACGTCGATAAACCACGGGCAAACATACTCACCTGAAACGGGCATGTTCCGGGCGCCTACCACAGGGGTTTACCTGTTCGTGTTGACACTGGACTTTGGGCCTGGGCCATCTTTAGCCCAgctgaagagaggagagaaagtgGCAGCGTCAGTGTATCAGAACATGAGAGAGCCATCAGAACCTGTTACTCGTCATTGCCTGATACATCTGCAACAGGGTGAAGAGATCCACCTAGAACTAATGCAGGGAACATTGAAGCAGGAGAACACCTTCACCGGACTGCTGCTCCAACAGACCACATGA
- the mmrn2a gene encoding multimerin-2a isoform X1, whose product MLERRHVCLCLHWRSRVDMIVLKVFLFLQGLLLAARCEVWPRDQELKDGEDEQLNQHQSGWDHGNPYKHFGTGHDRAGTQKQGPVVSETIHYPLEHRHSNPKHGSPSEDVSVDAEGGSADINIHPTRTGNWCTFVHKRVVTKPVACGTEKYVIKSQSPCPNRTPDCHLIMYKLSTRLVYKEKQMIHTALLWRCCPGHAGDTCEDTVENGHVPESGDSQLGDTGNEWITHKKQNDHQKTKRSLIESLMSEEKQTDKQHRQDYPPSSHTGHEPHYEKGAHYSVDNGHGGSPTEKHHPNSGLVPIHYLKDVMMSHLQPIFDSFNLTLARLSEEVQDLQRDMTQLQLDQMLQGESKTAGSGIGEELKQHEAKTETLQQVEELTMQLDLQRDEMEEKLHAQQAMLHYNLTNLKAGMDVQHKRNQKMLQTSLHSMNSSLSEVKDKQEQLEEEFQRVLRLVSQMPSPERQPQEDTAVWEAINRLDNKVVNNTVQLSILNEDHVRATRTIEQLQTGWKALEERVTKNDRKNEDRYIEAFLEVDAAKEAVGKSTDELSNNVTLLQSTVQELEEDLDHLFIQFSKNISIGSRDCDCSGLSKSVGHLKLAVANISVIANENRLALDSAAEERVNIWENGGWGQPVEEIKLGLHSVQNLLALEQEKRRTLQQTLRTLQTSVLSSQTDIEALQQQDSQKSGEIKHLFNSFSSLLQDAIRHSSVLEVLLGEEVLEFTEWSSQVQKAHSIPTLKMMISDLQEQINKHSQSLASMLNSEDPTAGEPSELADWIAEDLKRRQKEQKSEHFSGNPSGYKDFLALEKAVEQLKAQVIKLRDQQCLSCCDCTKDTTSKGVEEKLQAELSSVHKSLDDHLRLFSRIFSNTDGLSASEATVNLDHLLALMKKKEAKLQRKKQKKRAERQHSAQRSKRDTSLQTAVHNKLLENTLMFAVSSRDGVNTPGTVVFKSTSINHGQTYSPETGMFRAPTTGVYLFVLTLDFGPGPSLAQLKRGEKVAASVYQNMREPSEPVTRHCLIHLQQGEEIHLELMQGTLKQENTFTGLLLQQTT is encoded by the exons ATGCTGGAAAGACggcacgtgtgtttgtgtttacactgGAGAAGCCGTGTAGACATGATAGTGCTGAAAGTGTTTCTGTTCCTGCAGGGCCTGTTGCTGGCAGCACGGTGTGAAGTTTGGCCCAGAGACCAAGAGCTGAAAGATGGAGAGGACGAGCAATTAAACCAACACCAAAGTGGTTGGGATCATGGCAATCCATATAAACATTTTGGAACTGGTCATGACCGTGCTGGAACACAAAAACAAGGTCCGGTTGTCTCTGAAACTATCCATTACCCACTGGAGCATAGGCATTCTAACCCCAAACATGGGTCTCCATCTGAGGATGTATCTGTGGATGCAGAAGGTGGTTCAGCAGATATCAATATCCATCCAACGCGCACAGG AAACTGGTGTACATTTGTGCATAAACGTGTAGTCACCAAACCAGTGGCCTGTGGCACTGAGAAATACGTTATCAAGTCCCAGAGTCCCTGTCCTAACAGGACGCCAGACTGCCATCTGATCAT GTACAAGCTGTCTACTCGGCTAGTGTACAAAGAGAAGCAGATGATTCACACAGCGCTCTTGTGGAGATGTTGCCCTGGTCATGCTGGAGATACATGCGAGGATACTG TGGAAAATGGCCATGTCCCAGAGTCAGGAGATTCTCAGCTTGGCGATACAG GAAATGAATGGATTACCCACAAGAAGCAGAACGACCATCAAAAGACCAAACGCTCACTAATCGAGTCCCTGATGTCTGAGGAGAAACAAACGGATAAACAGCACAGACAAGACTACCCTCCAAGCTCACACACTGGTCATGAGCCTCACTATGAGAAAGGTG CACACTACAGTGTGGATAATGGTCATGGAGGTTCTCCAACAGAGAAGCATCACCCAAATTCTGGACTTGTACCCATCCATTATTTAAAGGATGTCATGATGTCTCATCTACAGCCAATATTTGACAGCTTCAACCTGACACTAGCACGCCTGTCTGAAGAGGTGCAGGACTTACAGAGGGACATGACCCAGCTGCAACTTGACCAAATGTTACAGGGAGAGTCCAAAACAGCAGGAAGTGGAATAGGTGAGGAGTTAAAGCAACATGAGGCAAAGACAGAGACCTTGCAACAAGTGGAGGAACTGACTATGCAACTTGACCTTCAGCGTGATGAGATGGAAGAAAAGCTACATGCACAGCAGGCCATGCTGCACTACAACCTCACCAATCTGAAGGCTGGCATGGATGTCCAGCACAAACGCAACCAGAAGATGCTACAG ACGAGCCTTCATTCCATGAACTCCTCACTATCAGAGGTAAAAGACAAGCAAGAGCAGCTGGAGGAGGAGTTCCAGAGGGTTTTGAGACTTGTAAGTCAAATGCCAAGTCCTGAGAGACAACCTCAGGAGGACACAGCAGTCTGGGAGGCCATTAATCGTCTGGACAATAAGGTGGTCAATAATACTGTGCAGCTCAGTATCCTAAACGAAGACCACGTCCGAGCAACTCGGACGATAGAACAGTTGCAAACGGGCTGGAAGGCCTTAGAAGAACGTGTAACCAAGAATGATCGCAAGAATGAGGACAGATACATTGAGGCTTTCCTTGAAGTGGATGCAGCAAAGGAGGCAGTAGGAAAGAGTACTGATGAGCTGTCAAACAATGTCACCCTTCTCCAAAGTACAGTCCAGGAACTGGAGGAGGACCTGGACCATTTATTCATCCAATTCTCTAAAAACATAAGCATCGGTAGCAGAGACTGTGACTGCAGCGGCCTCAGCAAATCTGTGGGTCATTTGAAGCTGGCAGTAGCTAATATATCAGTAATTGCAAATGAAAACAGGCTAGCTCTAGACAGCGCAGCAGAAGAGAGGGTGAACATTTGGGAAAATGGTGGTTGGGGCCAACCAGTGGAAGAGATCAAATTGGGTTTACATAGTGTGCAGAACCTGCTGGCACTTGAGCAAGAGAAACGCAGGACACTGCAACAAACCTTAAGAACACTGCAGACCTCTGTTTTAAGCAGTCAGACAGATATTGAAGCTCTACAGCAACAAGACAGTCAGAAATCTGGTGAGATAAAACATCTTTTCAACTCTTTCAGCTCTCTGTTGCAAGATGCCATACGCCATTCCAGTGTGCTGGAGGTCCTGCTCGGTGAAGAGGTTTTGGAGTTTACTGAATGGTCCTCACAAGTCCAGAAGGCCCACTCCATCCCTACGCTGAAGATGATGATCAGTGACCTGCAGGAACAGATTAACAAACACAGCCAAAGCCTGGCCTCCATGCTTAACTCCGAAGACCCCACTGCAGGTGAACCATCAGAGCTGGCAGACTGGATCGCAGAGGATCTCAAAAGGAGACAAAAGGAACAGAAATCTGAGCACTTCTCAGGGAACCCTTCAGGATACAAAGATTTCTTAGCATTGGAGAAAGCAGTGGAACAGCTCAAAGCACAAGTCATCAAGCTCAGAGATCAGCAATGCCTGTCCTGCTGCGACTGTACCAAAGACACCACTTCCAAAGGTGTAGAGGAAAAACTACAAGCCGAGTTGTCCAGTGTGCACAAGAGCCTTGATGATCATCTCAGGCTTTTTAGTAGAATTTTTAGTAATACTGATGGTCTATCAGCATCTGAAGCAACAGTAAATTTGGATCACTTGCTTgcattaatgaagaaaaaagaagccaAACTTCaaagaaagaagcaaaagaAGAGAGCAGAAAGACAGCATAGTGCACAGCGTAGCAAGCGGGATACCTCGCTACAAACGGCAG TACACAATAAGCTTCTGGAGAACACACTCATGTTTGCAGTCAGCAGCAGAGACGGTGTTAACACACCTGGTACTGTCGTGTTTAAATCCACGTCGATAAACCACGGGCAAACATACTCACCTGAAACGGGCATGTTCCGGGCGCCTACCACAGGGGTTTACCTGTTCGTGTTGACACTGGACTTTGGGCCTGGGCCATCTTTAGCCCAgctgaagagaggagagaaagtgGCAGCGTCAGTGTATCAGAACATGAGAGAGCCATCAGAACCTGTTACTCGTCATTGCCTGATACATCTGCAACAGGGTGAAGAGATCCACCTAGAACTAATGCAGGGAACATTGAAGCAGGAGAACACCTTCACCGGACTGCTGCTCCAACAGACCACATGA
- the mmrn2a gene encoding multimerin-2a isoform X3 produces the protein MLERRHVCLCLHWRSRVDMIVLKVFLFLQGLLLAARCEVWPRDQELKDGEDEQLNQHQSGWDHGNPYKHFGTGHDRAGTQKQGPVVSETIHYPLEHRHSNPKHGSPSEDVSVDAEGGSADINIHPTRTGNWCTFVHKRVVTKPVACGTEKYVIKSQSPCPNRTPDCHLIMYKLSTRLVYKEKQMIHTALLWRCCPGHAGDTCEDTVENGHVPESGDSQLGDTAHYSVDNGHGGSPTEKHHPNSGLVPIHYLKDVMMSHLQPIFDSFNLTLARLSEEVQDLQRDMTQLQLDQMLQGESKTAGSGIGEELKQHEAKTETLQQVEELTMQLDLQRDEMEEKLHAQQAMLHYNLTNLKAGMDVQHKRNQKMLQTSLHSMNSSLSEVKDKQEQLEEEFQRVLRLVSQMPSPERQPQEDTAVWEAINRLDNKVVNNTVQLSILNEDHVRATRTIEQLQTGWKALEERVTKNDRKNEDRYIEAFLEVDAAKEAVGKSTDELSNNVTLLQSTVQELEEDLDHLFIQFSKNISIGSRDCDCSGLSKSVGHLKLAVANISVIANENRLALDSAAEERVNIWENGGWGQPVEEIKLGLHSVQNLLALEQEKRRTLQQTLRTLQTSVLSSQTDIEALQQQDSQKSGEIKHLFNSFSSLLQDAIRHSSVLEVLLGEEVLEFTEWSSQVQKAHSIPTLKMMISDLQEQINKHSQSLASMLNSEDPTAGEPSELADWIAEDLKRRQKEQKSEHFSGNPSGYKDFLALEKAVEQLKAQVIKLRDQQCLSCCDCTKDTTSKGVEEKLQAELSSVHKSLDDHLRLFSRIFSNTDGLSASEATVNLDHLLALMKKKEAKLQRKKQKKRAERQHSAQRSKRDTSLQTAVHNKLLENTLMFAVSSRDGVNTPGTVVFKSTSINHGQTYSPETGMFRAPTTGVYLFVLTLDFGPGPSLAQLKRGEKVAASVYQNMREPSEPVTRHCLIHLQQGEEIHLELMQGTLKQENTFTGLLLQQTT, from the exons ATGCTGGAAAGACggcacgtgtgtttgtgtttacactgGAGAAGCCGTGTAGACATGATAGTGCTGAAAGTGTTTCTGTTCCTGCAGGGCCTGTTGCTGGCAGCACGGTGTGAAGTTTGGCCCAGAGACCAAGAGCTGAAAGATGGAGAGGACGAGCAATTAAACCAACACCAAAGTGGTTGGGATCATGGCAATCCATATAAACATTTTGGAACTGGTCATGACCGTGCTGGAACACAAAAACAAGGTCCGGTTGTCTCTGAAACTATCCATTACCCACTGGAGCATAGGCATTCTAACCCCAAACATGGGTCTCCATCTGAGGATGTATCTGTGGATGCAGAAGGTGGTTCAGCAGATATCAATATCCATCCAACGCGCACAGG AAACTGGTGTACATTTGTGCATAAACGTGTAGTCACCAAACCAGTGGCCTGTGGCACTGAGAAATACGTTATCAAGTCCCAGAGTCCCTGTCCTAACAGGACGCCAGACTGCCATCTGATCAT GTACAAGCTGTCTACTCGGCTAGTGTACAAAGAGAAGCAGATGATTCACACAGCGCTCTTGTGGAGATGTTGCCCTGGTCATGCTGGAGATACATGCGAGGATACTG TGGAAAATGGCCATGTCCCAGAGTCAGGAGATTCTCAGCTTGGCGATACAG CACACTACAGTGTGGATAATGGTCATGGAGGTTCTCCAACAGAGAAGCATCACCCAAATTCTGGACTTGTACCCATCCATTATTTAAAGGATGTCATGATGTCTCATCTACAGCCAATATTTGACAGCTTCAACCTGACACTAGCACGCCTGTCTGAAGAGGTGCAGGACTTACAGAGGGACATGACCCAGCTGCAACTTGACCAAATGTTACAGGGAGAGTCCAAAACAGCAGGAAGTGGAATAGGTGAGGAGTTAAAGCAACATGAGGCAAAGACAGAGACCTTGCAACAAGTGGAGGAACTGACTATGCAACTTGACCTTCAGCGTGATGAGATGGAAGAAAAGCTACATGCACAGCAGGCCATGCTGCACTACAACCTCACCAATCTGAAGGCTGGCATGGATGTCCAGCACAAACGCAACCAGAAGATGCTACAG ACGAGCCTTCATTCCATGAACTCCTCACTATCAGAGGTAAAAGACAAGCAAGAGCAGCTGGAGGAGGAGTTCCAGAGGGTTTTGAGACTTGTAAGTCAAATGCCAAGTCCTGAGAGACAACCTCAGGAGGACACAGCAGTCTGGGAGGCCATTAATCGTCTGGACAATAAGGTGGTCAATAATACTGTGCAGCTCAGTATCCTAAACGAAGACCACGTCCGAGCAACTCGGACGATAGAACAGTTGCAAACGGGCTGGAAGGCCTTAGAAGAACGTGTAACCAAGAATGATCGCAAGAATGAGGACAGATACATTGAGGCTTTCCTTGAAGTGGATGCAGCAAAGGAGGCAGTAGGAAAGAGTACTGATGAGCTGTCAAACAATGTCACCCTTCTCCAAAGTACAGTCCAGGAACTGGAGGAGGACCTGGACCATTTATTCATCCAATTCTCTAAAAACATAAGCATCGGTAGCAGAGACTGTGACTGCAGCGGCCTCAGCAAATCTGTGGGTCATTTGAAGCTGGCAGTAGCTAATATATCAGTAATTGCAAATGAAAACAGGCTAGCTCTAGACAGCGCAGCAGAAGAGAGGGTGAACATTTGGGAAAATGGTGGTTGGGGCCAACCAGTGGAAGAGATCAAATTGGGTTTACATAGTGTGCAGAACCTGCTGGCACTTGAGCAAGAGAAACGCAGGACACTGCAACAAACCTTAAGAACACTGCAGACCTCTGTTTTAAGCAGTCAGACAGATATTGAAGCTCTACAGCAACAAGACAGTCAGAAATCTGGTGAGATAAAACATCTTTTCAACTCTTTCAGCTCTCTGTTGCAAGATGCCATACGCCATTCCAGTGTGCTGGAGGTCCTGCTCGGTGAAGAGGTTTTGGAGTTTACTGAATGGTCCTCACAAGTCCAGAAGGCCCACTCCATCCCTACGCTGAAGATGATGATCAGTGACCTGCAGGAACAGATTAACAAACACAGCCAAAGCCTGGCCTCCATGCTTAACTCCGAAGACCCCACTGCAGGTGAACCATCAGAGCTGGCAGACTGGATCGCAGAGGATCTCAAAAGGAGACAAAAGGAACAGAAATCTGAGCACTTCTCAGGGAACCCTTCAGGATACAAAGATTTCTTAGCATTGGAGAAAGCAGTGGAACAGCTCAAAGCACAAGTCATCAAGCTCAGAGATCAGCAATGCCTGTCCTGCTGCGACTGTACCAAAGACACCACTTCCAAAGGTGTAGAGGAAAAACTACAAGCCGAGTTGTCCAGTGTGCACAAGAGCCTTGATGATCATCTCAGGCTTTTTAGTAGAATTTTTAGTAATACTGATGGTCTATCAGCATCTGAAGCAACAGTAAATTTGGATCACTTGCTTgcattaatgaagaaaaaagaagccaAACTTCaaagaaagaagcaaaagaAGAGAGCAGAAAGACAGCATAGTGCACAGCGTAGCAAGCGGGATACCTCGCTACAAACGGCAG TACACAATAAGCTTCTGGAGAACACACTCATGTTTGCAGTCAGCAGCAGAGACGGTGTTAACACACCTGGTACTGTCGTGTTTAAATCCACGTCGATAAACCACGGGCAAACATACTCACCTGAAACGGGCATGTTCCGGGCGCCTACCACAGGGGTTTACCTGTTCGTGTTGACACTGGACTTTGGGCCTGGGCCATCTTTAGCCCAgctgaagagaggagagaaagtgGCAGCGTCAGTGTATCAGAACATGAGAGAGCCATCAGAACCTGTTACTCGTCATTGCCTGATACATCTGCAACAGGGTGAAGAGATCCACCTAGAACTAATGCAGGGAACATTGAAGCAGGAGAACACCTTCACCGGACTGCTGCTCCAACAGACCACATGA